The nucleotide sequence GGTTACCGATTTTATCAAGTAGAATAACTTGCATTGTTTAATCCTCTTTCTTAATAAACGGTGCCGATTACTGATGCTTATCAGTGTATGGCAGTAGAGCTAGGTAGCGAGCACGCTTGATAGCGCGAGCTAGCTGACGCTGATACTTAGCGCTTGTACCAGTGATACGGCTAGGTACGATTTTACCAGCTTCAGTGATGTAGTTTTTAAGAGTTGCTACGTCTTTGTAATCAATCTCTTGTACGCCTTCTGCAGTGAAACGGCAGAATTTACGACGACGGAAGAAACGAGCCATGGGCTATCTCCTGATCTTAAATTTGAGTAAAGTTGTACTAATTACTGAGTAAATTACTCAGCAGCAGCTTCTGGTTTAGCTTCTGCACGCTCTTCACGACGAGGAGCACGCTCTG is from Vibrio sp. JC009 and encodes:
- the rpsR gene encoding 30S ribosomal protein S18, yielding MARFFRRRKFCRFTAEGVQEIDYKDVATLKNYITEAGKIVPSRITGTSAKYQRQLARAIKRARYLALLPYTDKHQ